A single Vespula vulgaris chromosome 3, iyVesVulg1.1, whole genome shotgun sequence DNA region contains:
- the LOC127062428 gene encoding protein broad-minded-like — protein sequence MDERTMSPNINKWIKKCIRKEFDNVIKDNLEENQDSSEIAHRIIHSKEMQVLMNSMKMAIIEHNSDSKSDNIATMESHPRSSASFVSDLTVEEWNSPKNIEDQYNYIIDKISSDKPVHVRLAGYEILLKSDLTNITTISQWDILQNTLKDGLMGENRAIFEVSLQVYARLLSCPKAYDAYTNVLSAFNAQYHTQKVHEVLPSLISGINFKFFLHEKIIRIMYLIIHYQEELLKSIRNIDKTTEEIIEQFIIFLSIHMFGNSMQIKTLSTLNIVAALDPQADWSKRWTHSFATRKTFISILSKSPSLVQYAIQCIEKGLKKSPIYTSISICDEPIEACISGETIEIITYLHCLNFISQLCSYEAGRKLLSEISLDIPFSITKFLITLINTLNELSSSEITNGIYNIMCQALQNVLNRPIISYDTDFYDAALYSLNNTSENDLRIWPHILYVIMHMLDTVDGSEVLIKSQESKPNCTAMIIIQHISNVLKQPFSIMNTEYICNLSKVITKLFNIFNVYEIVQDVMQNQFYPAVSYFYSKLDKYFIENGNKAQYLDNIIKKMILKIVSIPFGLQDLTRESLVFHELIRGSIAPLRNSWTSTEVVSFISSAGYFKLGREVLEDLAPHILSTLLIETCKTLEDPHCFYDPWENSIVDKFLHIIALFSLNFKCFTAFITSANEFGNNDENEIPYNLTELMQCSIKFDSIYHYLGLLSLNTIIWNLDIYIYLIEKLNFQNELLNLQNYCLFDFQADEEVREEYIIDESSLLRHKILSNSYYIKHKYPNKVSLNEYEDTNNTFEPEEYELFSTLPPPNIATEIALFYEIKSDSELEDILCENKPGLLDTSWILQIRNAYINSRTSIKNTVLITLLDQMWQAIPTAEWADHFEWPENFVYNADFFFSEELHGIDLVLQYAELNGLLQDSKTKKETFKQFLQASSIFIKYQKPNKFEGFDWFLSTVFCICEGDMDKCIIFIKKLICFPCILFIWPILGKTLDKSNNEECSTQLIFAQYLESIIQSEIPNVAYALKNTCGIDWWMLCTTILTQSFWGILSWQEIKHFFAISILYSPDYIIYYCASLIYHCRTTFIQDITKGKMWPEYMVLHDYRCHDYIIFMDKLAKRYGNKILPIMTARKLYSSDENNTVK from the exons ATGGATGAACGAACGATGTCGCCAAATATTAACAAATGGATAAAGAAGTGTATAAGAAAGGAATTTGACAATGTAATTAAGGATAATTTAGAGGAAAATCAAGATTCTTCAGAAATTGCTCATAGAATTATACATTCTAAAGAAATGCAAGTTTTAATGAATTCTATGAAAATGGCAATTATTGAACACAATTCAGATTCAAAATCTGATAATATTGCAACAATGGAATCTCATCCTCGGTCATCTGCCTCTTTTGTGAGTGATTTAACTGTAGAAGAATGGAATTCTCCAAAAAACATTGAAGAtcaatacaattatattatagataaaataagtTCTGATAAACCTGTACATGTAAGATTAGCAGGCTAtgagatattattaaaaagtgaTTTGACAAATATAACAACTATCTCGCAGTGGGATATCCTTCAAAATACTTTAAAAGATGGTCTCATGGGTGAAAATCGAGCTATATTTGAAGTTAGCTTACAAGTCTATGCCAGGTTATTAAGTTGTCCAAAGGCATATGATGCGTATACCAATGTATTGAGTGCTTTTAATGCTCAGTATCATACACAAAAAGTACACGAGGTGTTACCTTCATTAATATctggaattaattttaaattttttttacatgaaaaaataattcgcatTATGTACTTGATAATACATTATCAAGAAGAATTGTTAAAGagtataagaaatattgaCAAAACTacagaagaaataatagaacaattcataatatttttaagtattcaTATGTTTGGTAATTCAATGCAAATCAAAACATTGTCTACATTAAATATTGTTGCTGCATTGGATCCACAGGCTGACTGGAGTAAAAGATGGACTCACAGTTTTGCTActagaaaaacatttatttctatattatctaAATCACCAAGTTTAGTTCAATATGCAATACAATGCATTGAGAAAGGCTTGAAGAAATCACCTATATACACATCTATTTCTATTTGCGATGAACCCATAGAAGCATGTATTTCTGGAGAgacaatagaaataattacttATCTTCACTGTTTAAACTTTATATCACAGTTATGTAGTTATGAAGCAGGTCGCAAATTACTTTCAGAGATTTCATTAGACATTCCATTTtctataactaaatttttaattacattaataaatacacTGAATGAATTATCATCCTCTGAGATAACAAATggtatttacaatattatgtGTCAGGCATTGCAAAATGTATTAAATAGACCTATAATTTCGTATGATACCGATTTTTATGATGCCGcattatattctttaaataatacttCTGAAAATGATTTAAGAATTTGGCCTCATATACTATATGTAATAATGCATATGTTGGATACTGTGGACGGTTCAGAAGTactaataaaatctcaagaaTCAAAACCAAATTGTACAGCAATGATTATTATACAGCACATATCTAATGTTTTGAAACAGCCCTTCTCTATTATGAATACTGAATATATCTGTAACTTATCTAAAGttataacgaaattatttaatatatttaatgtttatGAAATTGTACAAGATGTGAtgcaaaatcaattttatcctGCTGTGTCATACTTTTACAGTAAActagataaatatttcattgaaaatggaaataaagcTCAATATTTAGACAA tataattaaaaaaatgatacttAAAATTGTATCAATACCATTTGGTTTACAAGATTTAACACGCGAATCTTTAGTATTTCATGAATTAATACGTGGATCTATTGCACCATTAAGAAATTCGTGGACATCCACAGAAGTTGTGAGCTTCATATCATCTGCTGGATATTTTAAGTTAGGACGTGAAGTTCTCGAAGATTTAGCTCCACATATTTTATCTACATTGTTAATAGAAACGTGTAAAACATTGGAAGATCCACATTGTTTTTATGATCCATGGGAGAATTCAATTGTGGACAAATTTTTACACATTATTGCTCTATTTTCTCTCAactttaaat GTTTTACTGCATTTATAACAAGTGCTAATGAATTTGGAAAcaatgatgaaaatgaaattcctTACAATTTGACTGAATTAATGCAATGTTCAATCAAATTTGAttctatatatcattatttaggACTTTTATCATTAAACACAATTATTTGGAATCTAGACATTTATAtctacttgatagaaaaattaaattttcag aatgaaTTATTGAATTTACAAAACTATTGCTTATTTGATTTCCAAGCCGACGAGGAAGTAAGAGAAGAATACATAATAGATGAATCTAGTTTACTCAgacataaaattttatctaattcatattatatcaAGCACAAATATCCTAACAAAGTATCATTAAATGAATATGAAGatacaaataatacatttGAACCAGAAGAATATGAATTGTTCTCAACATTACCACCACCTAACATTGCCACAGAAATAGCACTTTTCTATGAGATAAAATCTGATTCTGAATTAGAAGATATATTATGTGAAAATAAGCCTGGATTATTAGATACTAGCTGGATACTACAAATCAggaatgcatatataaattctagaacttcaataaaa aatacaGTTTTGATTACTTTACTAGATCAAATGTGGCAAGCTATTCCAACTGCAGAATGGGCAGATCACTTTGAATGGCCAGAAAATTTTGTGTACAATGcagactttttcttttcagaagAATTACATGGAATTGACTTGGTTTTGCAGTATGCTGAGTTAAATGGACTTCTTCAAGAttcaaagacaaaaaaagaaacatttaaacAGTTCTTGCAAGCTtcaagtatatttataaaatatcaaaagccTAATAAATTCGAAGGTTTTGACTGGTTTTTATCAACTGTGTTTTGTATTTGTGAAGGAGATATGGACAA atgcataatatttattaaaaaattgatttgttttccgtgtattttgtttatatggCCTATTTTGGGTAAAACTCTTGACAAaagtaataatgaagaatGCTCAACCCAATTAATATTTGCACAATACTTAGAAAGTATAATTCAGAGCGAAATACCGAACGTAGCATATGCATTAAAG AACACTTGTGGTATTGATTGGTGGATGTTATGTACAACAATATTGACTCAAAGTTTTTGGGGCATATTGTCATGGcaagaaataaaacatttttttgctatttctattctatattcacctgattatataatatattattgtgcATCTTTAATCTATCACTGCAGAACAACGTTTATACAAGATATTACAAAGGGAAAAATGTGGCCAGAATATATg GTACTACATGACTATCGCTGTCATGATTACATCATATTCATGGATAAATTAGCTAAGAGatatggaaataaaatattacctaTAATGACtgcaagaaaattatattccaGTGATGAAAACAATActgtaaaataa